The following are from one region of the Rosistilla carotiformis genome:
- a CDS encoding helix-turn-helix transcriptional regulator → MKDADISQAISRLLVALQEVVEVAPRILDDSIARVLERTKAAKSEPLSAEHATRGTIVSNSEKAKAVELRDAYLLGKLPDDGSLLIGNKEVSSLLNISPRTLSRLVDEKAMPNPIRLGNKVQWRLREIIEWVEADCPPQRHWNYSEGRGMNTRTKKGGR, encoded by the coding sequence ATGAAAGACGCTGATATTTCGCAAGCGATCTCACGCTTGCTTGTAGCTCTTCAGGAAGTAGTTGAAGTTGCCCCAAGGATTCTTGATGATTCCATTGCCCGAGTTCTGGAAAGGACGAAGGCTGCGAAATCTGAACCGTTGTCAGCAGAGCATGCTACGAGAGGAACGATTGTTTCCAATTCAGAAAAGGCAAAGGCAGTTGAACTTAGGGATGCGTATTTGCTCGGCAAGCTCCCTGACGATGGAAGCCTGTTGATTGGAAATAAGGAAGTTTCGTCACTTCTCAATATTTCTCCCCGCACCTTGTCTCGTCTTGTTGACGAGAAGGCGATGCCCAACCCGATACGACTCGGCAACAAAGTTCAGTGGCGGCTTCGTGAAATTATCGAATGGGTCGAGGCGGATTGCCCTCCACAACGACATTGGAACTATTCCGAAGGCCGTGGGATGAATACTCGAACGAAGAAAGGAGGACGATGA
- a CDS encoding dihydrofolate reductase family protein has protein sequence MANRVFIATSLDGFISDRDGALDWLHSVPNPDNLDFGYAAFMEQIDAIVMGRKTFGTVCGFDCDWPYTKPVFVLSKSLTSLPDGYEGKAELITGSLGNVIATLHEKGHQELYIDGGSTIQSFLKEDLIDEMIITVLPILLGGGARLFGELSDSLAFEHVKTEVPLNSMVQNHYRRRR, from the coding sequence ATGGCAAACCGAGTTTTCATAGCGACCAGTTTGGACGGATTCATCTCGGATCGGGATGGAGCGTTGGACTGGCTCCACTCCGTTCCGAATCCTGACAACCTCGATTTTGGCTACGCCGCATTCATGGAACAGATCGATGCGATTGTCATGGGGCGCAAGACGTTCGGGACAGTTTGCGGGTTCGATTGTGACTGGCCGTACACGAAACCGGTCTTCGTGCTCAGTAAATCATTGACATCGTTGCCCGATGGATACGAGGGAAAGGCAGAACTGATTACCGGGTCTTTGGGCAATGTAATCGCCACTCTCCACGAGAAGGGGCACCAAGAACTCTACATTGACGGAGGATCGACGATTCAGAGCTTCCTGAAGGAAGACTTGATCGATGAAATGATCATCACTGTCCTTCCTATCCTGCTTGGTGGCGGGGCACGTCTGTTTGGCGAGTTGTCTGATTCGCTTGCGTTTGAACACGTCAAGACAGAAGTGCCGCTGAACTCGATGGTTCAGAATCACTATCGAAGAAGACGGTGA
- a CDS encoding SMI1/KNR4 family protein translates to MDWDNVFQHVAKEVPATEDDIAYLQVSVLAPLTKSEIAEINSQQQNPFAVGDPLHDKYQSFDPSQWYIPRRQFPDAFVEFLRWSNGGNFFRGEREFGIFGIKSLREYLLGYQIPEYMPGAVPFAFDGCGGFYLFDMREAMVDGEYPIVMAHSGSLGWDEDDQVRLADTFFESIAGC, encoded by the coding sequence ATGGATTGGGATAACGTCTTTCAGCATGTCGCCAAAGAAGTTCCGGCAACTGAGGATGATATTGCCTACCTACAAGTATCCGTGCTTGCGCCGTTGACGAAAAGCGAGATTGCCGAGATTAACTCACAGCAGCAGAACCCGTTTGCGGTTGGCGACCCATTACACGACAAATACCAGTCATTCGATCCGTCGCAATGGTACATTCCCCGGCGACAGTTTCCAGATGCGTTCGTTGAGTTTCTTCGTTGGTCAAACGGAGGCAACTTTTTCAGGGGCGAACGTGAATTTGGCATATTCGGTATTAAGTCACTCAGGGAATACCTGCTTGGCTACCAGATACCCGAGTACATGCCCGGTGCTGTACCCTTCGCTTTCGACGGCTGTGGAGGCTTTTATCTATTCGACATGAGAGAAGCGATGGTAGACGGCGAATACCCTATCGTAATGGCGCACAGTGGAAGTCTGGGCTGGGACGAAGACGATCAGGTTAGGCTTGCAGACACATTTTTCGAATCCATCGCCGGTTGTTAA
- a CDS encoding tyrosine-type recombinase/integrase translates to MNDNQSEKCSELGTTTHIILRSSDSTTGQIIEQADNDDQLIELWLHGRPKNTQRGYRKEVDRFSDNVNKQLRSVKLIDLQAFADHLGQSLKPSSVHRAISAVKSLLAFGHRLGYLQFDVGRALKLQGFRDELSERIISETEVLRIISLEPNPRNRAILLTFYAGGFRVSEICAMKWRHLQKRDSTGQITVFAKRDKTRSVLMPKSVWEALTSLRGDSPLDAPVFRSRKKGHLCESAVWRVVKKATKRAGIPKDVSCHWFRHCHGSHALDRGAPIHLVQATLGHSSIATTGRYLHARPTDSSGNYLPLG, encoded by the coding sequence ATGAACGATAACCAGTCCGAGAAGTGTTCGGAATTAGGCACGACAACTCATATTATCTTGCGTTCGTCTGATTCGACGACGGGTCAGATCATCGAACAAGCCGACAACGATGACCAACTGATAGAACTGTGGCTCCACGGTCGGCCCAAGAACACCCAACGTGGCTACCGCAAAGAAGTGGATCGATTCAGTGACAATGTGAACAAGCAACTCCGTTCGGTGAAGCTGATTGACCTTCAAGCGTTTGCGGACCACCTTGGGCAATCATTGAAACCGTCATCGGTCCATCGTGCCATCAGCGCCGTAAAAAGCTTGCTCGCATTTGGACACCGACTGGGCTATCTCCAATTCGACGTTGGACGAGCCTTGAAATTGCAAGGCTTCAGAGATGAGTTATCCGAGCGAATCATTAGCGAAACGGAAGTTCTCCGAATCATCTCTTTGGAACCCAATCCACGAAATCGAGCAATCCTGCTGACATTCTACGCTGGCGGATTCCGAGTTTCTGAAATCTGTGCCATGAAGTGGCGACACTTGCAAAAGCGAGACTCGACTGGGCAAATCACAGTGTTCGCCAAGCGTGACAAGACAAGATCCGTTTTGATGCCAAAATCCGTTTGGGAAGCGCTAACATCGCTGCGTGGTGATTCGCCACTCGATGCGCCCGTGTTTCGTAGTCGGAAGAAAGGTCATCTTTGCGAATCAGCCGTCTGGCGAGTTGTAAAAAAGGCGACCAAGCGTGCGGGGATTCCCAAGGACGTTTCGTGTCACTGGTTTCGGCATTGCCACGGTTCACATGCACTCGATAGAGGCGCTCCGATCCACTTGGTTCAAGCCACATTGGGTCACAGTTCGATTGCGACAACCGGTCGCTATCTTCATGCTCGGCCAACAGATTCCAGTGGTAACTACTTGCCTCTCGGCTAA
- a CDS encoding alpha/beta fold hydrolase: MTMIPTRDGHALYVKQWGSGRPVVLLHGWPLSADSWDYHAMKIADAGFRVISYDRRGFGRSDQPFGDYDYDSLSDDLSDVMTATKAEDASIIGFSMGGGEVARYMSRHAGRHVQQCGLISSVVPYMLKTDDNPNGVEQSVFDGMTEAMLADRPKFFSEFFKDFYGVGSSSKPVSEEFLQWTRTVAMQASLKATLACAESFATTDFRSDLGAFSVATLIIHGTDDATVPIEASGRPAAKGIATSTLKEYDGAPHGLFATHKDQLADDLVAFLKS, from the coding sequence ATGACGATGATTCCAACACGCGACGGACATGCACTTTACGTCAAACAATGGGGTAGCGGGCGACCCGTTGTGCTGCTCCATGGCTGGCCGCTCTCGGCTGATAGCTGGGATTATCACGCGATGAAGATCGCAGACGCTGGCTTCCGGGTGATATCTTATGACCGACGTGGTTTTGGGAGATCGGATCAACCGTTCGGCGACTACGACTATGACTCGCTATCAGACGACCTCAGTGATGTAATGACTGCGACGAAAGCGGAAGACGCTTCAATCATCGGGTTTTCGATGGGGGGCGGTGAAGTCGCGCGATATATGTCACGACACGCAGGTCGTCATGTGCAGCAATGCGGCCTGATATCGTCGGTCGTCCCCTACATGCTAAAGACGGATGATAATCCTAACGGCGTGGAACAATCCGTATTCGATGGGATGACCGAAGCAATGTTGGCAGATCGTCCCAAGTTCTTTAGTGAGTTCTTCAAAGACTTCTACGGGGTTGGATCCTCATCCAAACCCGTCAGCGAAGAGTTCCTGCAATGGACAAGAACGGTTGCGATGCAGGCAAGCTTGAAAGCGACGCTGGCGTGTGCCGAGTCGTTTGCCACCACCGATTTCCGCTCGGACCTAGGAGCGTTCTCCGTTGCGACGCTTATCATACATGGAACCGATGATGCCACCGTTCCAATTGAAGCGAGTGGCCGCCCGGCAGCGAAAGGGATTGCAACTTCGACGCTGAAGGAGTACGACGGAGCGCCGCACGGATTGTTCGCAACACATAAAGATCAACTTGCTGATGATCTGGTTGCGTTCCTAAAATCTTAG
- a CDS encoding SGNH/GDSL hydrolase family protein: MTEQHIPTDEHFELVKDHAEWTSGDGVHFNGQGNEALAKQVAESVLENLSTAP; this comes from the coding sequence ATGACAGAGCAACACATCCCAACCGACGAACATTTCGAACTGGTCAAGGATCATGCCGAGTGGACTTCTGGCGATGGCGTTCATTTCAATGGACAAGGCAATGAAGCACTGGCGAAGCAGGTGGCGGAAAGCGTCTTGGAGAATCTTTCGACCGCTCCATAG
- a CDS encoding ArdC family protein: protein MASKTEQLRSEITEQIINALESGNLPPWRKPWSTTNAGPHRNLVSGKPYSGVNPLVLELASQRHGFTSSIWATFNQWKQAGGSVKKRPDNVKPGKWGTTICFTAPVTKKKRADDGTDKEDKFWILKSYTVFSLDQVEGDFDHLRPQQPEPNKLFENFEAGDELITATGANIRTGNRACYVPDGDFIMMPTKESFHSPADYYETAFHELTHWTEPEHRLNWDRKGEGYAAGELIAEISACYLAAELGIPNSERMDKSGAYLKSWLKALKDDNRAIFRACSQASKANDYLLSFVRTPEPAEATA from the coding sequence ATGGCAAGCAAAACTGAACAACTGCGAAGCGAGATCACCGAACAGATTATTAACGCTTTGGAATCAGGAAATCTTCCCCCGTGGCGAAAGCCATGGAGTACGACCAACGCTGGTCCTCACCGCAATCTGGTTTCAGGGAAGCCTTACAGCGGCGTAAATCCGCTTGTCTTGGAACTCGCTTCACAGCGTCATGGATTCACGTCATCAATTTGGGCGACGTTCAACCAATGGAAGCAAGCTGGCGGAAGCGTCAAAAAACGTCCCGACAATGTGAAGCCCGGCAAATGGGGAACCACAATCTGCTTCACGGCTCCTGTCACGAAAAAGAAACGTGCCGATGACGGGACAGACAAGGAAGACAAATTTTGGATTCTGAAGAGCTACACGGTTTTCAGCTTGGATCAAGTTGAAGGTGACTTTGACCATCTTCGTCCACAACAGCCAGAACCGAACAAGCTGTTCGAAAACTTCGAAGCTGGCGATGAATTGATCACCGCTACTGGTGCGAATATCCGAACCGGTAATCGTGCTTGTTACGTCCCCGATGGTGATTTCATCATGATGCCAACGAAGGAATCATTTCACTCACCGGCTGACTACTACGAAACGGCGTTTCATGAGTTGACGCACTGGACCGAACCAGAACATCGATTGAACTGGGACCGAAAAGGCGAAGGATACGCCGCTGGTGAGTTGATCGCCGAAATTTCCGCTTGTTATCTCGCTGCTGAATTGGGAATCCCAAACAGCGAACGAATGGACAAGTCGGGCGCTTACCTGAAAAGCTGGCTCAAAGCGTTGAAAGACGACAATCGAGCAATCTTTCGAGCTTGTTCGCAGGCCAGTAAGGCAAACGACTACTTGCTGTCGTTTGTGCGAACGCCTGAACCAGCGGAAGCAACCGCTTAA
- a CDS encoding Lpg1974 family pore-forming outer membrane protein — MKVWASICLGLVSVSFCNADSGQPTETGILGVEDGGLWQQHLQRMEQLDQKVESLSQRLAAEEAENSVRYLPQRPRVASSSLMRPGWNASVDYLNWNVRRRGLDYAITTEDSTRAVGAGDVHNVQFGSESGFRAGLHYTTATGWEVGFRYTYLDIDAASSAAAPALGNMWATRSHPNENEEARTASAFANLDYDVFDLELRRWFLINRVAAIQFLGGLRWASIDQDLRIDYDGDDFANGQVINAGRMDGFGVRLGAMGLWQLSHGLSLFARGAGTLAYGKFENHLLETNQSGVDAIVDVTDRYEQALPAIEAAVGLSWRSDHIELACGYELTSWFDVSDRSMFVDSAHEGAYSPNSTNLLLDGMFARMAFLF, encoded by the coding sequence ATGAAGGTTTGGGCAAGCATCTGTCTAGGGTTGGTTTCTGTTAGCTTCTGCAACGCCGATTCGGGGCAGCCAACGGAGACGGGGATTCTTGGTGTCGAGGACGGCGGACTCTGGCAACAGCATCTTCAGCGTATGGAGCAGTTGGATCAGAAGGTCGAAAGCCTGAGCCAGCGACTGGCAGCGGAAGAAGCTGAAAACTCGGTCCGCTACCTACCCCAACGCCCTCGTGTCGCAAGCAGTTCGTTGATGCGTCCGGGCTGGAACGCGAGCGTCGACTACTTGAACTGGAACGTTCGGCGCCGCGGACTCGATTACGCGATAACAACCGAAGATAGCACCCGTGCGGTCGGTGCGGGCGATGTCCACAACGTCCAGTTTGGTAGCGAATCGGGGTTTCGTGCCGGTCTGCATTACACGACCGCAACGGGATGGGAAGTTGGATTCCGATACACCTACCTGGACATCGATGCCGCAAGCTCCGCCGCAGCCCCTGCACTTGGGAATATGTGGGCGACTCGCAGCCATCCCAACGAGAACGAAGAGGCGCGCACGGCGAGCGCATTTGCGAATCTCGATTACGATGTCTTCGATCTCGAGCTGCGACGCTGGTTTCTGATCAATCGCGTGGCGGCGATTCAGTTCCTGGGTGGCTTGCGTTGGGCTTCGATCGACCAAGATTTGCGAATCGATTACGACGGCGACGACTTTGCCAATGGGCAAGTGATCAACGCAGGACGCATGGACGGTTTTGGAGTTCGTTTGGGGGCGATGGGGCTATGGCAATTGTCGCATGGCCTGAGTCTGTTTGCTCGCGGGGCTGGAACGCTTGCTTACGGAAAGTTTGAGAATCATCTCCTGGAAACGAATCAGAGCGGCGTCGATGCGATTGTCGATGTCACCGATCGGTATGAGCAAGCGTTGCCGGCGATCGAAGCCGCCGTGGGGCTCTCTTGGCGCTCCGATCACATCGAACTCGCGTGCGGATATGAGCTAACAAGTTGGTTCGACGTCTCCGACCGATCGATGTTCGTCGACAGCGCTCACGAAGGCGCTTATTCGCCCAACTCGACGAATCTGCTGCTCGACGGCATGTTCGCCCGGATGGCATTTCTTTTCTAG
- a CDS encoding Holliday junction DNA helicase RuvB C-terminal domain-containing protein has protein sequence MGQSRAVRVLQTALDAYWHERSKHGEENVSFPHLLMCGPGGTGKTMLSELVARELCTEVHVELAQNISNIGQMQGLLMMLDTPGQILFLDEIHQLNESVQVCLYRALEERKLFLGGNKKPVTLPPFTLIGATTHEYMLTTSSRDRFQILIRLSHYDTDEMSVLIEQRAKRLGWGIDPNSVRELAKRSRGVPRLAVRMLEAAKRSCSAGGCDFIETSHVDEMLEMEGIDALGFDPVEQSYLHLLKQHQGAVRLNVLATHLGLPRQSIEMFESDFIRLGLITKNEKGRCLTPAGHEHVKASNG, from the coding sequence GTGGGGCAAAGCCGAGCCGTTCGAGTTCTGCAAACGGCACTCGATGCCTATTGGCATGAACGAAGCAAGCATGGCGAAGAGAACGTCTCTTTCCCACACCTTTTGATGTGCGGCCCCGGTGGCACAGGCAAAACGATGCTGAGCGAATTGGTCGCTCGGGAGCTTTGCACTGAAGTTCACGTTGAACTCGCTCAGAACATCAGCAACATCGGGCAAATGCAAGGGCTGCTGATGATGCTCGACACGCCGGGCCAAATCTTGTTCTTGGACGAAATACATCAACTGAACGAGTCCGTTCAAGTTTGTCTCTACCGAGCTTTGGAAGAACGAAAACTGTTCCTCGGTGGCAACAAAAAGCCAGTGACTCTGCCACCGTTCACGCTGATCGGTGCCACCACGCATGAATACATGCTCACGACAAGTTCGAGAGATCGGTTTCAAATTTTGATCCGTCTTTCCCACTACGACACCGATGAAATGAGCGTGTTGATCGAACAACGAGCCAAGCGACTTGGTTGGGGCATCGATCCAAACTCAGTCCGTGAACTCGCCAAGCGAAGCCGTGGCGTCCCCAGACTTGCCGTTCGGATGCTGGAGGCAGCCAAACGATCCTGTTCCGCTGGTGGATGTGATTTCATCGAAACCAGTCACGTTGATGAAATGCTGGAGATGGAAGGCATTGATGCCCTCGGATTCGATCCGGTGGAGCAAAGCTATCTTCACCTGCTGAAGCAACATCAGGGAGCAGTGAGGCTCAACGTACTGGCCACGCATCTTGGATTGCCTCGGCAGTCCATTGAAATGTTCGAAAGCGATTTCATTCGTTTGGGACTGATTACCAAGAACGAAAAGGGACGCTGTTTAACACCCGCTGGACACGAGCATGTGAAAGCCAGCAACGGCTGA
- a CDS encoding helix-turn-helix transcriptional regulator, which produces MTVNTMNENKAKAAITVSRQCSLLKMSRSQFYWHVKRGTFHAPLRLPNGRPYFNASQVEDNLKARELGIGVNGEYVLFYERSETPTKPKVTPASKADHTGLLESLHALGLSGLTTKQVGEAVDACYPKGTNSEGENDVLRTVFRHLKRSGIG; this is translated from the coding sequence ATGACCGTAAACACGATGAATGAAAACAAGGCCAAAGCTGCAATAACAGTGAGCCGACAATGTTCACTTCTGAAGATGAGTCGCAGCCAGTTTTATTGGCACGTCAAACGAGGGACGTTCCACGCTCCGCTTCGATTGCCCAATGGACGACCGTATTTCAACGCCAGTCAGGTTGAAGACAACTTGAAAGCGAGGGAGCTTGGCATCGGCGTCAACGGTGAGTACGTCCTGTTTTATGAACGATCCGAAACTCCGACGAAGCCGAAGGTAACACCCGCTTCCAAGGCAGATCACACGGGGCTGCTGGAGAGCCTTCACGCCCTTGGCCTCAGCGGCCTGACGACCAAGCAAGTCGGCGAAGCGGTTGATGCTTGTTACCCGAAGGGCACCAATAGCGAGGGCGAAAACGACGTTCTCCGAACAGTTTTCCGACATTTGAAGCGTTCGGGAATTGGTTGA